Part of the Nicotiana sylvestris chromosome 5, ASM39365v2, whole genome shotgun sequence genome is shown below.
ACCAAATTCTTAGGACAGGAGACCCTATCATGTAATGCCAGCCTAATAATCCCAAGATTTAGTCCTGACAAGTCAAACCAATCTATGAGATGAAGGTACGATTTGTTGGGCACGTTGACCTTCCCTAAGTCacacaaaatagccaaaaataataataagaccTTATTAAACACCATATAAGATAATGTCAACATAGCCACTCTTATTTGGGCAGCCGGTGCATAAAGTAACCCGTATTTACGCAGGATCCGTGGAAGGACCGCACCTCAAGTGATGTGATGTAGACAATTTAATCTAATGCAATCATTATTAGCTGTTTCTACGGCTCAAACTCATGGCCTATAAAGCACAAAAAAGTAATTTTACCGTTGCTTCAAAGTTCTCTTCCATAGCCACTCTTATTTCTTCCCACAAAACAATATCAAGCATATTTTTCCTACACACATATCTTGATAATGACATTTCTTTTAGCTGTAAATTTAAGGAGAGGCAAGGCTATAGAGAGAGTGTTAAATTAAACTGTATAATTATCTCATCAaaaagttgatttttttttttgaaagggtACACTTTTAATTACTTAATTACGTATATATTATATCGAGATCAAGAGAGAGATGACAATTCGTGCTTTGGGTGCATATGTAGGCATAACAAAGCTCAACTAAATTTGTGACATATAATAATGATTTAGATCTTTTACGAATTAATATATCGAATTCTCAAGAGCTTTGCTCCCAATATACATCTCGGGAATCTAAAATATAACATACAAATTTAGCATTCTTATATTAATGGTCAATATTTATTACTACTAATTATATGATATGCCTTAGAGTGGTTAActagaaatacaaaaattagaaaattataATCTTCAACTAGCTAGTTGACATCATATGGGGCTATTTGCATGAATGAAACTGAATATTTGCTGGATTGAGTTTGCTATATCATCAGCTGTGTACCTTGTTTCACCAGAAATctgcaaaataaataaaataaaaattaaatatactATTACATGAGGCAATAAAGAACTTGCTCATATTAAAGTTCATTTGGAGTATTTTAAACTTATGTTGCTTAGACTGTTCAAAAATATCGCTAGGTATTtatcggatcctccaaaagtagtgcatttttggaCAATTCGGCAGGGGTACGACCAGAGGCGGAGCCAGGACTTCAACCTTGTAGGTTCTAGATTTTAGAACACGACTTCAAGTGTTAGTGACTGTgttctaaatttaatatttttacatatttgatgaattttaaaCACCAAATATACTGATTGAGCAAAAACGATTGGATTCAACTGAACCCTAACTCCGCCCCTGGGTGCGACAACATTTTGGAGAGTTCGAACAACATAGCGTTAAACATTGTTACTATGTGAAAACAATTAGGTGCTATTATAAATACCTTGACATTGAATGAGTAGAGAACAGTTTGCTCAATAGTAGTAATATTTGTATGAAGAATATTAAGCTGCATATCTTCTAATGCAGCAATAGTCTTAATAAGTTGGCCAGGTCTTCTTCTTGATAGAATCTTGATCATTGCATCAAACCCTAAAAGTTTCACTTCAACATCAGCCAAACAAGACTTACTCTCAGCTGTTTCTTCTTGAATTCCTGCTTCAATATAATCATTTGGAAGAGGAAAGATTATTGGTTGTTGAGGAGTATTAGGGTTTTGAATTGATGAATTATCTCCTAATGGTCTTGGACCATTATCTCCATAGATTCTTCTCCTTTTTTGTGACTCAAGACATTGTAAGAGTTGTTCTAACTCTCTCACAAACTCAATTGCTCCACCAATAATTGATGCTTGATCTCCCTACAATAATGTCGAGGACATCAGTAAGTAAATAATAGTGTGTTATTTCTAACAATTTAATTAAGCTTTCAGATAAGATGGTCATTACACACTTCAGTATGGTATAAGAGCATGTCATAGAGGTTCTTTGTTCGAGTTTCACATACGACCAATAAGAAATTATCAAAAAGAACTTTAATGTCTTGGCACAAGAATTAATTAGGCTCACATGTGAGGGGACGCATTGAAGACATCattaaagggcagcccggtgcactgaGCTCGTGCTATATACGGGGTATGGGGatgggccggaccacaagggtctatcgtacacaaccttaccctgcatttctgcgagaggctgtttccacggctcgaacccgtaacctcctggtcacatcattaaataaataaaagtatgcTCTCTCGAACAGTCTAAACTTTTAGATAAAGTGGTCACACACAGTTTAATACTCTATATAAAAAACTTACGATACTatttatttttcataaacttAATTTATAGTCAAGAATTTGTTACCCTTTGAACATAGGAGCCTGGCATGAGAGACCTCAAAACTCGAAGATGTTCATTCATTTGCTTTCTTCTATTCCTTTCCACAGCAATATGTGTCATTCTTTGGCTTTCAACTTCTTCAGTAGTCTTTACTCTTGGTCTCTTTCTCTTATTGCTTTTGCCTTCATTCCCTGGACTTCTTTCAATATTTTCACCAACATATGGTAATTGCATTGATGTATTAGCCTTTTCATCTACAACTTTAAATTTCTCTTCTTTTTGTGGTACCATTAGGGTTTCTTGATCATCATCTTGCAACGACTTTTCGTTTAAAACTGGGAATTTAAGGAAGTAAACAGGATCAATCCCCGCATCTTCCTCTGATACCTTGGCTTGATTTAAGGCTAATTTTGGTCCAAAATCTGCAAATTGCATCACATCCGCGAAGCTCAACTTGTCAAGAGAAGTACCAGAGGGACAAAACCCTAATGAACTctcgtgttgttgttgttgttgttgttgttgtacagaATGCGAATTAAGCAAATAATCAACCATTTGATTTGTATTATTTGCTACATGAGAAGTTTCACCAACCATTTGAAAAGTTGTAGGTAAAGAAGCCTGCAATAATATTTCATGTTCAAAGTGAAACAACATATATGGAGAGTCTAAAAATATAATGATATGTCAAAGTAAGAGATATTACAAACAATGGAAAATGATAAAAGGAAAACTGAGGAAGTACAAATCTctctatatatatgtgtgtgtgttttgtGTACCTGgctgttttctcttttctccatTGTATGTTTGTAGTTTCTTTGTTTTTACCCTAAAACTCTGACTGTTCACAAATTCATGCAAACtcaaatttgatgaatttcacTCTTTGGGTCCACCTGCATGAAACAGACAAATTCATCATCAAACTATCATGACAAGATTTTTaagaaacaaaaccaaaaaaaagataTTCAggaaaatacttctttttaaataataatattactatgaaaataaaattataagAATCAAATGAAAAAAGTTGTATGTACAAGAAGCACCACGTTCCTCAAAATCAAGTATTTTCTTGACGCGGAGTATACTTTTTACGTATAAATCAACAAAAATTTCAACAGATATTAAATTCGAacccataattttaaaagtacAATGAATTCAGTGTGAGTCCatcaaattaaaattttaaatccGTCCCTCATAAAAAAAGATAGAGATTTGAAGACTAACCTTTGGACAACAAGTAGTGGATAAAACAAGAAGAGGTAAACTTAAGTGAGATTTTGCTTGAAATAAGAACAAAAACCAAAAGGACAGACCAAAACAGATAATATATGGTGTTGAAGAGattatctaaaatgatggaccAATTTTTCCAGCTAGAAGTTGTCTTTGACTTTTATGTGATATTTGTTTGTATTTATATATCTCtctatatattaaaaaaattaaaaatacatgcatataaagatatatatatatacataagaggAGCCTGTGGATTAATTTCCACCTCACAAATTTACTCACTTTTCACCTCCACATATTAATGTGAATCACAGGCAGAACAACTTTACCACCTCTTTACATGAGCTTTTAATAAATACTTAAGCTCTGATATGTGATTTTTTATGATTTTGAAGaaattgaatttttttcaaaGTTTGAATTTTTCTTTGGATTGCATATTGGAGATATTCCTTTTAATAAAATTCATGCACGTGAGCACTTTAGCAGCCTAGAAATTGTCAATTGAAAAATTAATGTACGAAGGTGAATTGTCATCACTTGGACTTGCTTCATCGTGGGGCAAGtgaaacgagacaaaatttaattGGTTTTTGTACTAAACTAATTAATATAAGGTAGTGTTGTGTATATGAATTTTTATTAGTTAATTATATTTAATTAAgtgatatatatttttattttaatctaTAACTCCTAAGATTAAATTATTTAATATGGTGTAAATATTAAGTCTTGAATGAGCATGATTCCTAgggctgttcattcggatcggatgTCCGAAATCCGAATCGATccattcaattttgaatttcggatttcggattggatcggatttcaaattatgtttattaaaatttcggatttcggattggtatattttaatccaatccaatctgaaatccgaaattattaggacatgtataaatactacactttaatttacatcaacctccaagttattacctttacaattgctagatttaaCTAAATTGacaccatagtactctcataattgcataaacatgaatttttcttaatgtattgcctcttttacaaagaaaatatgcatattagtttaactttgaggcataataatacgatccgatatccgatcgatccaaactttaaaatccgatccgatataattcggatcggattgcattttctagaatccgaaatccgaaattccaatccgatccgatccgtgcacagccctatTCCAACTCAGTCGTTTTGAGTTCTAGGACCCACTTTTTCTATTTGAGACTAAGTTCATTTGATGTTTCTACCTCATTCGTTTTGAGTTCTAAGACCCACTTTTTCTATTTGACACTAAGTTCATCTGGTGTTTCATGACTTACGATGGTTGGCTCGGGTTGCTTAAGTAAACGACTATAACACTCACTCATAGCATATACTCCCTCCGATCCACAATAAGTAACTTTTTGGTCTTTTTTTGTGGTCTAAAATATctaattttttcagatttcaagaatgaattaattttttttttagattgCCCTTGGAGTATATAATATTAGAGTATATATGTATTAGaagtgtttatgtgaagagatagtaaatgttaatatggtcaatttcattgttaattaatgttaaaaggtgaatttcttaattTACGTAAAAATAgctaaaaaatcacttattatGGATTAGAAGGAGGGAGTACTATCTTGTTTTATTTCTCTAGCAAAAATGATTCctttcaatttaaatttcattttaagTCCTTGTAAACAATGTTGACTTTCACAAAGTTGACATCTAAAACATAGTAATATTACACTCCGATAAAGTCTCCATGAGACTTGTACTTACTCTTCGTTTTTCCTAGATAAAACTAAAAGAGATACTAGCACGTTTACTTTCATATTCGTCCAAAACAAGAAATAATTTCAACTCTTTTTCCTAATAATTGTGCAAAGACAAACTAAAAAGGTTTAATTTGTAAACTACAAATCGAGTTGTCCAAACTGTACAAATTAACAGAGTCAAGAAGGAAAATAAGTAAAATACATCTAAACAGTGTCaatcctttcttttttcttttccttttccttttcttgccTTTCCAATGCAAGTCTTAAACGGAAAACTGTTCTTTGGTTCAATGCCTTCTCAGCCTCCTCCCATTGGATTAACACCAAATCATTCAGCCAAAGCTTTTCGATTACAATAGATCACGACGTGTATTCAAATGGCTGCGGTGGCTGAGGCTCCTCGTCAACAGCCATCGCTGAGGCTGAGCCCTGTTGTCCAGCTGATCCACTGGTACTGAATGCAGCTAATGAGGGTGTATCGGTAAGAGCAAATACTTTGGGTTCATCGGGACGTAGATCTTTCAGAAGCACAAAGCCAGAAGGTGATGCTTTGATTGGCAAATATCTGCTTGTTTCTGAAAATTTTATGTACTTCTCCTGAGCAGGAACTACCCTAGCGGGATTTGTCAAAATCTCAAATAATGGCTCTGGTACTTTCAAATTCTCTGCAGGGGTATCCACCTGCCATCAGAAAGGTCACATTTTCTGAGCAAATAATAACAGTTTCAATGGCAGTGTACAATACAAGAGAAGCAAACTGTGAAGACAAAATGGGTAAACAGAAACTTATTTTAACCTGCATAGACGGAGAAGTAGAACTTGTGGCAGCAGAAGATGACTCCACACCAGATGCTCTCTCGGCACTAGCTTTCTCTGCCTCTTTCTTGCTAGCCCTGGCCTTGGCCCTCGCTGAAGTTGATAAAACAGCAGTAGGAAGTTTGACCGCAGAAGTTGTCGTGGCTACAGTAGTTGGCTTAGGATACTCAAATAACGACGGCTTAGCTTGTGATACAAACTCAAATTTTGGCGTTTTTAGGTCATAATTCAGCCCAATGAAAGCTGTGGGTGAGAATGCCAAGCTAATGAAATATATAAGCGGATACCAATACCAAAACTGACTAAAAACAGCTAGTCCAACAACTGCAGTAATTTTATCATGTTTTGTTTTCGAAAGTAACTTTATTGTCACATTCCTTCCACCAGCATCAAGAATTCCAGAGGCCAAGATTGCACCCATCTTACTCATGGTATCTTTATGCTTATCAAGGATAATTTTCTCTAGTTGCCGCCTGAAAAAGATAAAAGCAAAAGGCTATTAAGAAAAGGGATGATGGGAAAAACGAAGAAAGACTCAACACGGAAATTTGGGGGTAAAATACCTAAAGGCACCAACACGGGAATCACAAGCTTCACTTATTTGGACCATCACCATGGCCATGGCTATGAGAGCGCCTTGACGTACAAAATCAACTACATCTGATGTCAAAGGCTCCAACAATGAGATTGCCTCACTCAGACCAGTACCAGCACATGAAATGCCAACTGCCATAGCCGCACCATAGCGCACGTGTGGATTGTAAGACTCAGATAACAATGAGACAATACGAGGCATCTGCAAATTCAATGCAAAATTGCAAATAAACACAATTTGCATTTTTAGAACTGAAATTTTAGCTAAtccctttctcttcttctttttttaaaaaaaatttagggGGTATGGATAGGAGGTGGGGAGATGGGTACGCGGAACCAAACATTGCACATTTTTAGAAGACAGTGAAAACTAGTAATCCTGTTTAAAACTGAGACAATATAACACGACGAGGTCAATAAGAACGACATCACATCGGAAAAGTACCAACCTGCTCTGGATTAGAATACATAACAAATCCAAGCGCTAAGACTGCAGTCCGCCTGACGTCATCACTCACATCTGATACAGCAAAATGTAGCAACTGACGGATAGCCTTATTATTTGCTGTTCCCCTGTATGCTAATGCCAGAGCATACATGCCACCATAACGCAATATAGGGTCTTGATCCCTGGTCATCTGCTCGATCAGTgtatctgcttcttcttctcttcCATAGACTGTGAGGGATATCCCCAATGCCAAACCCCTGCATGCAACATCAGAAGGAAATGGTCAAGTACATGTTATCATATATTAACATCTGAAAACACTTCAATCATCCCCCACATTTTGAATGACATATGCAGGTTATCCTATTCATGTAAAGTAATATAGGTTATACTTTTATATATATCTAATTATTTATAACAGTCAAAATAAATAAAGCAAACAAACATATTTATTTGACTCCTCATTTAGTTGAATTAACATTATTCAAATAACTTCACAATTTTGACCTTATTTTATCCAGTCAGAATAAGTCAAAATTGTTCCTTTTATACATGCAATCAAATAAATCTCTGcaattaattgttttttttttaattttgtactGCTAATCGAAATGCTTTACATAGTCTATAATCGTCCAGCTTTTGTGTTCTTTGCATTATCAAAGTAATCAATATAATGTTCTCTGAAGATACGCAAGCAAAAGATATTTCATACTGAGATAAAAATCAAAAGATACCCATTAgatgaatacagttcaagtattcaGCAAGCATAAGCCAAGCATAAGCTGTCTACTTTACCTGATTATCTTCTCGTGTTGCGTCTCATGAGCATAAGCAAGCATCTC
Proteins encoded:
- the LOC104242621 gene encoding transcription factor FAMA yields the protein MEKRENSQASLPTTFQMVGETSHVANNTNQMVDYLLNSHSVQQQQQQQQHESSLGFCPSGTSLDKLSFADVMQFADFGPKLALNQAKVSEEDAGIDPVYFLKFPVLNEKSLQDDDQETLMVPQKEEKFKVVDEKANTSMQLPYVGENIERSPGNEGKSNKRKRPRVKTTEEVESQRMTHIAVERNRRKQMNEHLRVLRSLMPGSYVQRGDQASIIGGAIEFVRELEQLLQCLESQKRRRIYGDNGPRPLGDNSSIQNPNTPQQPIIFPLPNDYIEAGIQEETAESKSCLADVEVKLLGFDAMIKILSRRRPGQLIKTIAALEDMQLNILHTNITTIEQTVLYSFNVKISGETRYTADDIANSIQQIFSFIHANSPI